The proteins below are encoded in one region of Apostichopus japonicus isolate 1M-3 chromosome 22, ASM3797524v1, whole genome shotgun sequence:
- the LOC139963887 gene encoding solute carrier family 23 member 1-like: MKSCQEKTVEKSKTLSLEDNPNNVEPHPAGDDTWPTGKRTVMYGVNDRPPWLSAILMGIQHFSLSATFCFLVPLILAPYVCFDQDRELLNMAIGSSFFICGLATVLQCFIGSRLPILQGPSAAFIVPTIILLGLKEPCPAPLTANSTATERQELRTIAQERMQEIQGSLAVASLVQCLIGCTGLVGVLLRFVRPITIATTLLLIALPLLPLASDACGGHWLISATCILQVIVYSQFLDRYSIPLPKGRRLAVFTFFPILLALIVTWILCFILTSLGAFPDDPAKYGYLARTDIFKDDVRKAVWFRIPYPGQFGVPSVSMAGFIGMTAGALASIVESVGDYHACALITGEPPPPVHAINRGIMMEGLGCVAAGLWGATSGYTSYSTNISIISLTKIASRATVYIAAGLFALCGVLFKFSALCASIPAPVYGGVFASTMGMVASIGFANLSFVKVDTSRNLFILGFGIFMGIGVPDYLDKHPDFIQTGSLLVDQVLNVVLGTNMFIGGITTCILDNIVRGSPEEKGTNWRQQMADLCIREDKDTEEGSCYDLPFGMAWIKRTSWTNYFPFSPTFTGIRLRHQRPQPDTDV, translated from the exons ATGAAGAGCTGTCAAGAAAAAACTGTGGAAAAATCCAAAACTTTGTCTTTAGAAGACAATCCGAATAATGTCGAACCCCACCCAGCTGGAGATGATACATGGCCAACTGGGAAACGCACTGTCATGTATGGAGTCAACGACAGGCCTCCCTGGCTATCGGCAATACTAATGGGAATCCAG CATTTCTCCTTATCCGCGACCTTTTGCTTCTTGGTGCCCTTAATCTTGGCCCCCTACGTGTGCTTTGATCAAGACCGTGAATTACTAAACATGGCGATCGGTTCTTCTTTCTTCATCTGTGGTTTGGCGACCGTTCTTCAATGTTTTATTGGGTCCAG GTTACCCATCCTCCAGGGTCCAAGTGCGGCCTTCATTGTTCCAACCATCATTCTCCTTGGTTTGAAGGAACCGTGCCCAGCACCCTTAACAG CGAACTCAACGGCCACAGAACGCCAAGAACTAAGAACAATTGCACAGGAGCGAATGCAAGAG ATTCAGGGTTCCCTCGCCGTAGCATCGTTGGTACAGTGTCTGATTGGCTGCACAGGGCTTGTTGGCGTATTGTTACGATTCGTTCGTCCAATCACCATTGCAACAACCCTTCTGCTTATTGCATTGCCTTTACTACCGTTGGCGTCTGACGCATGCGGAGGACATTGGCTCATATCTGCCAC ttGCATCTTGCAGGTGATTGTATACTCTCAATTTCTGGACAGGTATAGCATTCCACTGCCAAAAGGCAGACGACTTgctgtttttacattttttcca ATTCTGCTGGCTTTAATTGTAACCTGGATTCTATGTTTCATCCTGACATCTCTGGGGGCTTTCCCTGACGACCCAGCAAAGTATGGATACTTGGCTCGAACCGATATTTTCAAAGATGATGTCAGAAAAGCGGTGTGGTTTAGAATTCCGTACCCAG GACAGTTCGGTGTACCGTCAGTGAGCATGGCTGGATTCATTGGCATGACAGCCGGTGCTCTCGCAAGTATCGTGGAATCTGTTGGCGATTATCATGCATGTGCACTCATCACTGGAGAACCTCCACCACCGGTACATGCTATTAATCGCGGTATAATGATGGAAGGTTTGGGCTGTGTAGCTGCTGGACTTTGGGGAGCAACTTCTGGTTACACGTCGTACAGTACAAACATCTCTATAATAAGTTTAACTAAG ATCGCCAGTCGTGCAACAGTTTACATTGCAGCGGGATTATTTGCGTTATGCGGGGTGCTATTTAAGTTCAGTGCCTTGTGTGCCTCAATACCAGCACCAGTGTATGGCGGAGTATTTGCTAGCACAATGG GAATGGTTGCTTCCATCGGTTTCGCTAATCTGAGCTTCGTCAAAGTGGACACGTCCAGAAATCTCTTCATCCTTGGGTTTGGTATATTTATGGGTATTGGAGTACCGGACTATCTCGACAAACATCCAGATTTCATCCAAACAG GTTCTCTACTTGTCGATCAAGTGTTGAACGTTGTATTGGGAACTAATATGTTCATCGGTGGAATTACAACTTGTATTCTGGATAACATTGTACGAG GATCACCAGAGGAGAAGGGGACCAACTGGAGGCAACAGATGGCTGATCTTTGCATTAGAGAAGATAAAGATACTGAAGAAGGATCCTGCTACGATCTACCTTTCGGTATGGCTTGGATAAAAAGGACGTCTTGGACTAACTATTTTCCTTTCAGTCCAACCTTTACTGGTATCAGGTTGAGACACCAACGCCCCCAGCCAGACACGGACGTGTGA